The Triticum dicoccoides isolate Atlit2015 ecotype Zavitan chromosome 6A, WEW_v2.0, whole genome shotgun sequence genome has a window encoding:
- the LOC119314410 gene encoding receptor-like protein 33, which translates to MPRTTTHHTSFLLQVITLGFLVEIQLLAHRSHAMSADAGTAPCRGDQAAALLAVKRSLSFTGSATSGPATTTLPSWREGTDCCRWEGVGCDNVTGMVTALNLASRNLAGAVPDYIRNLSALEVVLLGSNKLTGPVPLDAHMFPYLAEVDLSNNSFWGTVPASFFTQPTLQRLCLNMNRLSGAIEEFQNPSATLTYVDLSSNQLTGAIPTSFAYLTALQILQLDHNNFTGTLDLNPFVRLKNLTMISASYNPLLSASGDGSKIDASNSSITSLNLAYCNLTRLPRVLGYLPELGNLDLSCNQIQGEIPQWIWTNMSSLNLSHNLFTTVGQPPHYVNIIYIDLSFNMLRGTVPFPSNGDRLDYSNNKFSSIPQSSFLRFIQINPLLERSGLTTYSINLANNELSGPIPYSECREQYALRMLDLSGNNLSGSVPPYLLKGCGQLIMLNLRGNHLGGTWPDETSESCQLQLIDLHGNHIQGRLPRSLARCQYLIALDIGGNHFEDSFPIWMGQLPQLRLLILRNNNFHGPVSIPPLVEKNSTADYFSRVRIIDLAGNHFNGDLPPDFFKSFKSMVWGPNRTIAEYDDYTTVSAKQGFISYLVAVDVAMKQQYMRVSKVSTDLVVIDLSSNRFSGFIPRSISNLTSLHVVNLSSNAFGGKIPRELGQLVRIESLDLSWNHLVGEIPQELATVTTLAWLNLSYNDLSGRIPSGSQFSTFTGSSFQGGNKGLYGCPLLVKCNLTFVTSPSSSLPPPAREGSPFEDIMLWLFVGVGFGVGFALTIVLQVVCSGRREKIARIAR; encoded by the exons ATGCCTCGCACGACTACTCACCACACTTCATTCTTGCTACAGGTGATAACTTTAGGTTTCCTTGTAGAGATCCAGCTACTAGCACACCGTTCCCATGCCATGTCAGCAGACGCCGGTACTGCACCATGCCGCGGAGATCAGGCCGCGGCGCTCCTCGCCGTGAAGCGTTCCCTCTCCTTCACCGGAAGCGCCACCTCTGGGCCGGCCACCACGACGCTGCCGTCGTGGAGAGAGGGCACGGATTGCTGCCGATGGGAGGGCGTTGGCTGCGACAACGTCACCGGGATGGTCACCGCACTCAACCTCGCGTCGCGGAACCTCGCTGGGGCCGTCCCTGACTACATTAGGAACCTCTCAGCGCTGGAAGTCGTACTGCTCGGCAGCAACAAACTCACGG GGCCGGTTCCTCTTGATGCACATATGTTCCCATACCTCGCAGAGGTGGATCTAAGCAATAATTCATTCTGGGGGACGGTACCAGCATCCTTCTTCACTCAGCCAACATTGCAGAGATTGTGCCTCAACATGAACAGACTCTCTGGTGCTATCGAGGAATTCCAGAATCCATCAGCTACACTGACTTACGTTGACTTGAGCAGCAATCAGTTAACAGGTGCAATTCCAACTTCATTTGCGTATCTCACTGCACTTCAGATCCTgcaacttgaccacaacaatttcacgGGCACCTTGGATCTAAACCCATTCGTGAGGCTAAAGAACCTTACTATGATATCAGCATCCTATAATCCCTTGTTATCTGCTTCCGGGGATGGTAGTAAAATTGATGCTAGTAACAGCAGTATTACTAGTTTGAATCTAGCATATTGTAACCTAACAAGGTTGCCTCGAGTCCTTGGATATCTACCAGAACTAGGGAATCTGGATCTCTCTTGCAATCAAATTCAAGGGGAGATACCTCAGTGGATTTGGACAAACATGAGCTCCTTGAACCTGTCGCACAACCTCTTCACTACAGTAGGCCAGCCGCCGCACTATGTTAATATAATATACATCGATCTTAGCTTCAATATGCTCCGTGGCACCGTGCCTTTCCCTTCCAATGGGGATCGTCTTGATTACTCCAACAACAAATTCTCGTCCATCCCCCAGAGTAGTTTCCTCCGCTTCATCCAAATAAACCCTCTCCTCGAACGGTCCGGGCTCACGACCTACTCTATCAACCTTGCGAACAATGAACTGAGTGGGCCTATTCCCTACTCAGAATGTCGTGAGCAGTATGCTCTCAGAATGCTAGACCTATCCGGCAATAATCTCAGCGGATCGGTGCCACCTTATTTATTGAAAGGTTGCGGTCAACTCATTATGTTGAACTTGAGGGGAAATCATCTTGGCGGAACATGGCCTGACGAGACTAGCGAATCATGTCAGTTGCAGCTGATAGATTTACATGGGAATCATATCCAGGGGCGCCTCCCGAGATCGTTGGCTCGGTGCCAATATTTGATAGCTCTTGACATTGGTGGGAACCATTTCGAGGACTCTTTCCCTATATGGATGGGCCAGCTACCGCAACTCCGGCTACTCATCTTGAGAAACAACAATTTTCATGGCCCCGTGAGCATCCCTCCTCTTGTGGAGAAGAACTCGACTGCCGATTACTTTTCCCGTGTACGAATCATTGACCTTGCAGGAAATCACTTCAATGGTGATCTACCACCAGATTTCTTCAAGAGTTTCAAGTCCATGGTTTGGGGTCCGAACAGAACGATTGCAGAATATGATGATTATACTACAGTGTCTGCGAAACAAGGATTTATTTCTTATCTGGTGGCGGTTGATGTGGCCATGAAACAACAATACATGAGGGTGTCAAAAGTCAGTACTGACCTGGTGGTGATTGACCTGTCTAGCAACCGGTTCAGTGGCTTCATCCCGAGGTCAATCAGCAACCTGACGTCCCTGCATGTTGTAAACTTGTCTTCCAATGCCTTTGGCGGCAAGATCCCACGTGAGCTCGGCCAGTTGGTCCGGATCGAGTCACTGGACCTGTCGTGGAACCATCTTGTAGGTGAGATCCCGCAGGAGCTAGCAACGGTGACCACACTCGCGTGGCTCAACCTCTCCTATAATGATCTCAGTGGGAGGATACCTTCGGGCAGCCAGTTTTCCACATTCACCGGCAGCTCGTTCCAGGGCGGAAACAAAGGGTTGTACGGATGCCCACTTCTTGTGAAATGTAACCTTACATTCGTTACTTCACCATCTTCGTCGCTGCCACCTCCTGCGCGAGAAGGATCACCATTTGAGGATATCATGTTATGGCTTTTTGTTGGTGTAGGCTTCGGAGTCGGATTTGCGCTGACAATCGTATTGCAGGTTGTTTGCAGCGGTCGTCGCGAGAAAATAGCACGCATCGCTAGATGA